The Desmonostoc muscorum LEGE 12446 genome includes a region encoding these proteins:
- a CDS encoding OmpA/MotB family protein encodes MITANLVMVEGIMDEFIRGEIEPEIIEDDDSSIYLSIGDLMSGLLMFFALLFITALLQLAEKDVPKRVVIGNVVGQMKSNNINVKVNPETGDVSIQESILFAQGSTELKPEGKAFLRSFIPVYSGVIFSKPEFEKEISRVVIEGHTSSEGDDKTNLELSVLRSSSVYRYIFYEMNFPTQVPLSQKILAAGRGEIEADKKRDNPSDRKVVFRFQFRSDELKKDITKTSL; translated from the coding sequence ATGATAACCGCAAATTTGGTAATGGTGGAAGGGATCATGGATGAGTTTATCAGAGGTGAAATTGAACCAGAGATTATAGAGGATGATGACTCTAGCATCTATCTTTCTATTGGCGATCTGATGTCTGGGTTACTAATGTTTTTTGCTTTGCTATTTATTACTGCACTACTCCAGCTTGCAGAAAAAGATGTACCAAAAAGGGTAGTAATTGGTAATGTTGTGGGACAAATGAAAAGCAACAATATCAATGTCAAAGTCAACCCAGAAACGGGAGATGTCAGTATCCAAGAATCGATTTTATTTGCCCAAGGAAGTACAGAACTGAAACCAGAAGGGAAAGCCTTCCTACGCAGTTTTATTCCCGTTTACAGCGGTGTAATTTTTTCCAAGCCAGAATTTGAAAAGGAAATTAGCCGTGTAGTTATAGAAGGCCATACTAGCTCAGAAGGAGATGACAAAACTAATTTAGAACTAAGCGTGTTGAGGTCATCATCAGTTTATCGATACATTTTTTATGAGATGAACTTCCCTACCCAAGTACCTTTAAGTCAGAAAATATTAGCTGCTGGTCGGGGAGAAATAGAAGCAGACAAAAAGCGTGATAATCCAAGCGATCGCAAAGTAGTTTTCCGCTTTCAGTTTCGTAGTGATGAGTTAAAAAAGGATATCACTAAAACGTCTCTTTAA
- the radC gene encoding RadC family protein: MTYCLRIADLPTNERPRERLMTHGAKILGTAELIAILLGTGQGPGKLSAVGLGQYILSELGKHQRDPLAVLREVTPAELMQISGVGPAKATSILAAIELGKRAFQSRPSEGTLIDSPLAAAATLSQDLMWQTKERFAVLLLDVKNRLLGTQVITIGTATETLASPREIFREVIRQGATRVIVAHNHPSGNLEPSQEDIELTRQLLAGAQFLDVPLLDHLILGDGNHQSLRELTTLWDEHPQGD; the protein is encoded by the coding sequence ATGACCTATTGCCTTAGAATTGCTGACCTACCTACAAATGAGCGTCCCCGTGAACGGCTAATGACGCATGGTGCCAAAATTTTAGGCACAGCCGAGTTAATCGCAATTCTGCTAGGCACTGGTCAAGGACCGGGGAAACTGTCTGCTGTGGGTTTGGGACAATATATTTTGAGTGAATTAGGCAAGCACCAACGCGATCCTTTGGCAGTTTTGCGAGAAGTTACACCTGCTGAATTAATGCAAATTTCTGGTGTGGGTCCGGCCAAAGCAACAAGTATCTTAGCTGCAATTGAATTGGGCAAACGTGCTTTTCAATCTCGTCCTTCTGAAGGCACACTAATTGATAGTCCACTTGCTGCTGCTGCTACCCTCAGTCAAGATTTGATGTGGCAAACAAAAGAACGTTTTGCAGTGCTGCTGTTAGATGTTAAGAATCGTTTGCTAGGCACGCAAGTAATTACTATTGGCACCGCAACTGAAACCCTAGCTTCTCCCCGTGAAATTTTTCGGGAAGTCATTCGTCAAGGCGCAACGCGAGTAATAGTTGCACACAACCATCCTTCTGGTAATCTTGAACCCAGCCAAGAAGATATAGAATTGACGCGCCAGTTGTTAGCAGGGGCACAGTTTTTGGACGTTCCACTACTAGATCATCTCATTTTGGGTGATGGCAATCATCAAAGTTTACGAGAACTGACAACCTTGTGGGATGAACATCCGCAGGGGGATTAG